A single Calypte anna isolate BGI_N300 chromosome 5A, bCalAnn1_v1.p, whole genome shotgun sequence DNA region contains:
- the CDCA4 gene encoding cell division cycle-associated protein 4, with translation MGEEEGLHQTQLLDTMFVRGLKRKCFDGEEDIEGTLAGIKAIPSYNLQRQSLLDMSLVKLQLCHMLVEPNLCRSVLIANTVRQIQEEMTQDGTWQMVNTQSTGQASLDRLVSTDILCRSSREQAEGKLVPDYSTFNKDFESDQAQDSSETMSTASSVQAPRNLQSNVWEMENPQENKGSFQKSLDQIFETLENKSPNSVEDLFSEVDNSYYDLDTMLTGMMSNSKMGHCDGLETFSSPTTTTSSSNCKSDLNELDHIVEILVES, from the coding sequence gacaCAATGTTTGTGCgaggattaaaaagaaaatgttttgatggCGAAGAAGATATTGAAGGAACTCTGGCTGGTATTAAGGCTATTCCTTCATATAATCTTCAGCGGCAGTCACTTTTAGATATGTCCTTGGTTAAACTTCAGCTGTGCCACATGCTGGTTGAACCAAACCTTTGTCGTTCAGTACTTATAGCGAACACGGTACGGCAGATCCAAGAGGAAATGACTCAAGATGGGACTTGGCAGATGGTTAACACACAAAGTACAGGGCAGGCTTCCCTGGATCGTCTTGTTTCAACAGATATCCTCTGTCGTTCATCTAGGGAACAAGCTGAGGGAAAGCTTGTTCCAGACTATAGTACTTTCAATAAAGACTTTGAGAGTGACCAAGCACAAGATAGTTCAGAAACTATGTCAACAGCCTCTTCAGTGCAAGCTCCGAGAAACCTGCAGAGCAATGTGTGGGAAATGGAGAACCctcaagaaaataaaggaagctTTCAAAAATCATTAGATCAAATATTTGAAACACTGGAGAATAAAAGTCCTAATTCTGTTGAAGATCTCTTTTCAGAAGTTGACAATTCTTACTATGATCTTGATACTATGCTAACAGGCATGATGAGCAACTCAAAAATGGGACACTGTGATGGACTTGAAACGTTTTCTTCTCCAACAACTACAACTTCTAGCTCTAATTGTAAATCTGATCTTAATGAGCTTGATCACATTGTGGAAATCCTTGTTGAATCCTGA